The DNA window TTGAAAGAGCACAACATCAGCGATGCGCAGATTAACGCCCTGTTCCAGAGCCTGACCGAAAATCCCCTGATGGCCATGGGCACCCTGGGCCAGCTGGGCATTGCGCCCGAAAAGTTACAGGGCTTGATGATGATGGTGATGCAAAACCCCACCCTGATAAAGGATGCGGTGACCGAACTGGGACTGGATTTCGCCAAGGTGCAAGCGGCCAAGGACAAGCTGGATCAGGGCGCCTGAGTCAGAGCCCTAGAACGGGCAGCGGGGCTGGGAGTCTCACCCAGCCCCGAGGCCAAAAGTCAGCTTAATCCCGCTGACTTTCCACGTGTTTTTTGAAATTTTGCAGGATACACAGCCAGCCTTGCCTTTGTTGCTCGGCGCTGTTTTGGTCTTCCGCCTGAAAGGTTTCCACCAGCCTGGTGCCGCCATCGCAGGCCTGGAATTGCACCTTTACCATTCTGCCATCGGCTATGGTGAAGCTGATTTCTTCCCTGGGGGAAATAGCGACAAACTCCCCCTCAAAGTCAAACCCGAATGAGCCGTCTTTGGCTTCCATGCGATAGCTGAACTTGCCGCCCACCGCCAATTGCAGCTCGGCCCTGGGACAACACCAATCGTCGTTGGCAAAGTTCCAGTGGATGATGTCTTCCGGGTTAACCCAAGCGCGCCAAACGTGCTCCAGCGGCGCGGCTATCCATTGCTCTATGCTGATATCCATATGCTCTCCCTCTTGTCCGTTCAATAGTGATTATCCCAGGGAAAAGCCGACTCAGGCCGACTTTTCCCGGGGGCTGAGCTGTTGGCCGAAGTCCGGCCGTGGCAGCCGGTCCAGGATGCCATACAAATAGATCACCAGCACAGACAAGGCTGCGCCGGTCATAAACAACCAGAAACCGCCGAAATGATCCAGGATGATGCCGCCGCCCAGAGGGGCGAAGGCAAAGCCAAATTCATAGAAGGAAGCGGCACCGAAATAGGCGCCCCGCAGGTGGTCCGGCGCCAGGCGGTCTATGTGCACGTTCATGGTGGGAAAGAGTATGGTTTCGGCCACGCTCATCACCACCACAGCGCCAATCCAGCCCCAAAACAGGGCGATGGGATTCAGGGCCAGCCAAATTTGCGACACTATCAGCAGCAACAGACCAAACTGAATGCGTCGGGTCAGGCTGTACCCGGCCATCAGTCGCAGCAACATAAACTGGCTGGAGATGATCACCAGGGCATTGGTAAAGATCATGGCCGAGATCAGCGCCAGCAAATCCGGCGCCTGGGCCCGGGTCAGGTATTGGATAAGGGAACTGTCCATCTGGGCATAGATAAACATGCACAGTATGTTGGCCAGGATCAGGCACTGTAACAGTCTGTCCTGCATCAGGATGGACATTATCTGCTGGCGGCTGACCTTGGGTTTCCCGGCACCTGACTCCGGCGCTTCGACCTGCCTTTGCCTCTGCTGTCCAAAGCCCCAATGCAGCAGTACCAGCAGCACGGCGAAGGCGGCGGCCGTGATATAGAAGCTCGACTGTTCACCGGTAAGGCCAAACCAGACTCCGGCCATGGGCCCCACGGCACAGCCCACGTTGACAATGAAATACATTGATTGCATCGCCAGCTCACGGGTTTTGGGGTCGCTGATAATGTCACCTATGGTGGCTGAACTCAGCGGTCGCCACAACGAGGTGGCAATGGAGCACAGGGTCATGACCACCACATAGCCACTGACCGAGTTCACCTCCGCCAGCAGCGAGAAGGAAAAGATATACAGGACTCCCGTGAGGTACATAAGCTTGCGGCGACCTATCCGGTCCGACAGCGAGCTGCCGACAAAACTGGTGAACACGGAAATGACCGCAGCGCTGGAGAGCACCAGGCCGACCTCGGTGGCACTCAAGGCGAACTTTTGATAGAGGATCACCGCCAGAAACGGCCACACCATGAAATAGCTGCCGCGGGTGATAAAGGCCCCAAACAGCAGCACCCACATCAGGCGGGGAAATTGTTTAAAGCGTGCGAGGGATACGTCACTGTGCACGACTTTTCCTTATCAGGTCACACTAATTGAGTTATAGCGAATATGTAACACTGCTTGATTGACATCAAGACCTGGCAGCAAAAACTGTCCTGATCCCAGAAAATAACACCCATGCCAACCAACCGGTGACTCAAGTATTCGGCGGCATGTGCGCTCCTTCCATTCGCAGCTATCCAGTCTGGCGACTTCCAACTTACACCGGACGCCATCCGTCCATACAAGGGGTCAAGCTCAAATTCATTGATGAAACTTGCAAAACACAAAAACCACTTGTACCATCACCACAAGTGGTACAACATGAGAATGGATTTATGCATGTCACTATCAATGTGGATGATCCTGAGCCGCTGTTTACTCAGCTGATCAGGCAGTTGAAACAGGCGATTCTGGACGGCCACCTGGCACCGGGAGCTCAATTGCCTTCGATTCGCCAGTTAGCCAACGACCTGGAATTAAACAGCAAAACGGTTGCCAAGGCGTACCGGCTGCTTGAGCGCGACGGAGTGATCCAAAGCAAGGGCTACCGGGGAACCTTTGTCCACCCGGAGGCGAGAAGCAATTGCCAGACCGATTTGAATCAGTGGGTAAATGCACAAATCGCCGAGCTGATAGCCACCTTGAAAGAGGCCGGGGTAACGGACTCCGAAATTCGCATTGCCTTCAGCAATGCCATGAATAACTAGGTAATTGAGGGATTAATTATGTCAGAAGCCATACTGTTCTACCCCGTATTTCTTAGTCAGATACTGTTGATTTCGCTTTATTTTCCACGAAAAATAGTCGCCAGGTGCCACTATATATTCAATCACTTTCCAGCTTCCAGTCACCCAAAGCTCTATCCGGCAGGTCAAGA is part of the Shewanella cyperi genome and encodes:
- a CDS encoding GntR family transcriptional regulator — protein: MTQVFGGMCAPSIRSYPVWRLPTYTGRHPSIQGVKLKFIDETCKTQKPLVPSPQVVQHENGFMHVTINVDDPEPLFTQLIRQLKQAILDGHLAPGAQLPSIRQLANDLELNSKTVAKAYRLLERDGVIQSKGYRGTFVHPEARSNCQTDLNQWVNAQIAELIATLKEAGVTDSEIRIAFSNAMNN
- a CDS encoding DUF2999 family protein: MNPIIALLKEHNISDAQINALFQSLTENPLMAMGTLGQLGIAPEKLQGLMMMVMQNPTLIKDAVTELGLDFAKVQAAKDKLDQGA
- a CDS encoding SRPBCC domain-containing protein, with the translated sequence MDISIEQWIAAPLEHVWRAWVNPEDIIHWNFANDDWCCPRAELQLAVGGKFSYRMEAKDGSFGFDFEGEFVAISPREEISFTIADGRMVKVQFQACDGGTRLVETFQAEDQNSAEQQRQGWLCILQNFKKHVESQRD
- a CDS encoding MDR family MFS transporter, with amino-acid sequence MHSDVSLARFKQFPRLMWVLLFGAFITRGSYFMVWPFLAVILYQKFALSATEVGLVLSSAAVISVFTSFVGSSLSDRIGRRKLMYLTGVLYIFSFSLLAEVNSVSGYVVVMTLCSIATSLWRPLSSATIGDIISDPKTRELAMQSMYFIVNVGCAVGPMAGVWFGLTGEQSSFYITAAAFAVLLVLLHWGFGQQRQRQVEAPESGAGKPKVSRQQIMSILMQDRLLQCLILANILCMFIYAQMDSSLIQYLTRAQAPDLLALISAMIFTNALVIISSQFMLLRLMAGYSLTRRIQFGLLLLIVSQIWLALNPIALFWGWIGAVVVMSVAETILFPTMNVHIDRLAPDHLRGAYFGAASFYEFGFAFAPLGGGIILDHFGGFWLFMTGAALSVLVIYLYGILDRLPRPDFGQQLSPREKSA